Proteins encoded within one genomic window of Formosa agariphila KMM 3901:
- a CDS encoding helix-turn-helix domain-containing protein yields MTINKELELAWEFVNNTNRSIFLTGKAGTGKTTFLHRLKVNSLKRMVVVAPTGVAAINAKGVTIHSFFQLPFGPILPDSDLNNPSGFNRKFNKTKINIIKSMDLLVIDEVSMVRADLLDGIDKTLRRFKNRNKVFGGVQVLMIGDLQQLSPVIKENEWHLLKRFYNNGFFFSSHAYQQCDPISIELKHIYRQENPTFIQILNEIRNNRLTESSAAELNKRFISDFTPEPDSGYISLTTHNNKAEATNKLELEKLNTKVYTYTAIVEGKFPEFSYPNSEILELKAGAQVMFIKNDPGQDKRYFNGKIGKIVDLDHDEVTVRCPGDDFNIVTKAEVWENINYTVDKETKAITEDKIGAFTQIPLRLAWSITIHKSQGLTFEKAIIDSGSAFAHGQTYVALSRCKSLEGLVLKSKITSNQIITDSNVLSFNKKSEENEPDEYVLEHSQKRFQLDLIAEVFGFYDFLYPINRILDIFYKNRSSLEGNLEAPMLVVKTAITNLLKVSNGFNTQLSQLSLEESGSLEESEVIQSRFNKAITYFKSEIEKYIGDSIKAFSFTTDNQAVGGDITKNMDAIAELYESKLFYFSELSEDFTTQKLLKTRAKAVFLAKEKPRKSRKSVVDGTINVDLFELLRVLRNEIASEHDLVHFQVFSQKSLYEMCEVLPLTKDELLQINGMGATRVEKYGTAILNVIRDYCDENDIQTHSEDTIFDEEPTKVRDKVNTKVKSLELFKAGKNIEAIALDRELNENTIFGHLASFIPTGEIKVTDLMSKETYDDLLKRIPEKTFENLSDLKNQLADTYSYAEIRLVLNLLNSKDD; encoded by the coding sequence ATGACGATTAATAAGGAACTTGAATTAGCTTGGGAATTTGTAAACAATACAAATCGTTCTATTTTTTTAACAGGTAAAGCAGGGACAGGAAAAACCACCTTTTTACATCGGTTAAAAGTAAATAGTCTAAAACGTATGGTTGTAGTTGCCCCAACAGGTGTTGCTGCTATAAATGCTAAAGGTGTAACGATACATTCCTTTTTTCAATTGCCGTTTGGTCCTATTTTACCAGATTCAGATTTAAATAATCCTTCAGGTTTTAATAGAAAGTTTAATAAGACTAAAATCAATATCATTAAATCCATGGATTTATTAGTTATTGATGAAGTTAGTATGGTGCGTGCCGATTTACTAGATGGAATAGATAAAACATTACGCCGTTTTAAAAATAGAAATAAAGTTTTTGGAGGTGTACAGGTATTAATGATTGGAGACTTACAGCAGTTATCTCCTGTTATTAAAGAGAACGAATGGCATCTGCTAAAACGATTTTATAATAATGGTTTCTTTTTTAGTAGTCATGCTTATCAGCAGTGCGACCCAATCAGTATTGAACTTAAACACATTTATAGACAAGAAAATCCCACTTTTATTCAAATTCTTAATGAAATAAGGAATAATCGACTTACTGAATCTAGCGCAGCCGAGTTGAATAAAAGATTTATATCTGACTTTACCCCAGAACCTGACTCGGGCTATATATCTCTTACTACACATAATAATAAAGCAGAAGCAACTAATAAGTTAGAGTTAGAAAAACTGAATACAAAAGTGTATACATATACAGCCATTGTTGAAGGTAAATTTCCTGAGTTTTCATATCCTAATAGTGAAATATTAGAACTTAAAGCTGGTGCTCAGGTTATGTTTATAAAGAATGATCCAGGCCAAGATAAACGTTATTTTAATGGTAAGATTGGTAAAATAGTAGATTTAGATCATGATGAAGTTACTGTACGCTGTCCCGGAGACGATTTTAATATTGTTACTAAGGCAGAAGTTTGGGAAAATATTAATTATACAGTAGACAAGGAAACTAAAGCCATAACCGAAGATAAAATAGGTGCATTTACTCAAATTCCTTTACGTTTAGCATGGTCTATAACGATTCATAAAAGTCAAGGATTAACTTTTGAAAAAGCTATTATCGACTCTGGAAGCGCTTTTGCACATGGGCAAACCTATGTTGCATTAAGTCGCTGTAAATCCTTAGAAGGTTTGGTTTTGAAAAGTAAAATAACATCAAATCAAATAATTACTGATAGTAATGTGCTTAGCTTCAATAAGAAATCTGAAGAAAATGAACCTGATGAATACGTCTTGGAACATTCTCAAAAACGATTTCAATTAGATTTAATTGCTGAAGTTTTCGGGTTTTATGATTTTTTATATCCTATAAATCGAATTTTAGATATTTTCTATAAGAACAGATCAAGTCTAGAAGGGAATCTTGAAGCCCCTATGCTTGTTGTTAAAACAGCAATTACTAATTTATTAAAAGTTAGTAATGGATTTAATACGCAACTTAGTCAGCTTTCTTTAGAGGAAAGTGGGTCATTAGAGGAGAGTGAAGTTATACAGTCTCGTTTTAATAAAGCCATAACTTATTTTAAATCTGAAATTGAAAAGTATATAGGTGATTCGATAAAAGCTTTTAGTTTTACTACAGATAATCAGGCTGTAGGTGGAGATATTACTAAAAATATGGATGCAATTGCGGAATTGTATGAGTCCAAGTTGTTTTATTTTAGTGAATTATCTGAGGATTTTACAACTCAAAAACTATTAAAAACTCGGGCTAAAGCTGTGTTTTTAGCTAAAGAAAAACCTCGAAAGTCTCGTAAATCTGTTGTAGACGGTACAATTAATGTAGACTTATTTGAGTTATTGCGTGTACTTAGAAATGAAATTGCATCAGAGCATGATTTGGTTCATTTTCAGGTTTTTTCACAAAAATCGTTATACGAAATGTGCGAAGTTCTACCTTTAACTAAAGACGAACTTTTACAAATTAATGGTATGGGTGCTACACGAGTTGAAAAATATGGAACTGCTATATTAAATGTGATTCGTGATTATTGCGATGAAAATGATATACAAACTCATAGCGAAGACACTATTTTCGATGAGGAGCCAACTAAAGTGCGAGATAAAGTTAATACAAAAGTTAAATCATTAGAATTATTTAAAGCGGGTAAAAATATTGAGGCAATAGCTTTAGATCGGGAACTTAATGAAAATACTATTTTTGGCCATTTAGCTAGTTTTATACCTACTGGCGAAATAAAAGTTACAGATTTAATGTCTAAGGAGACATACGATGATCTCTTAAAACGTATTCCTGAAAAAACATTTGAGAATCTTTCCGATTTAAAAAATCAGTTAGCAGATACTTATAGTTATGCCGAAATTCGACTTGTTTTAAATCTCTTAAATTCTAAAGATGACTAA
- a CDS encoding LacI family DNA-binding transcriptional regulator, with product MKKTTLKDIAKALNVSVSTVSKALHDIPEISEETRILIQNYAKEKNYRPNYNALSLKNKRTKSIGVIIPNMLNYFYMQVLQGIEKEAAKNGYRIMTCISNESYQKEVEIIDMLSTGSIDGFLLAISKETEANGEISHFTDTVKFGFPIVMFDRVSDQVECDKIINDDLNATADAVSYLVNQGCKRIAFVSPLKKLSKGRIRFEGYKKGLEQNNLPFNPDLIINESEADYKKYANMIRPLFDHKIDGILSTNESSAVSAMKLANENGYSIPSDLAVISFSNGLLARHSNPKLTCVSQHGEIMGAAAVKKLIEKLEQKKEENKPFTTELVETDIVVRDSTR from the coding sequence ATGAAAAAAACAACTTTAAAAGATATTGCTAAAGCACTAAATGTATCCGTTTCAACAGTATCTAAAGCCCTTCATGATATTCCAGAAATTAGTGAGGAAACTCGAATTTTAATTCAGAATTATGCTAAGGAAAAAAACTACAGACCTAATTATAATGCTTTAAGTTTAAAAAATAAACGAACTAAAAGTATTGGTGTAATTATTCCTAATATGCTTAATTATTTCTATATGCAAGTGTTACAAGGTATAGAGAAAGAAGCTGCAAAAAATGGCTACAGAATAATGACCTGTATCTCTAATGAGTCCTATCAAAAGGAAGTCGAAATTATCGACATGCTTTCAACAGGAAGTATCGATGGTTTTTTATTAGCTATTTCTAAGGAAACTGAAGCGAATGGAGAAATCAGTCATTTTACAGATACTGTTAAATTTGGATTTCCAATAGTGATGTTTGATCGTGTTTCTGATCAAGTTGAATGTGACAAAATTATAAATGATGATTTAAATGCTACTGCAGATGCGGTAAGTTATTTAGTAAATCAAGGTTGTAAACGTATTGCATTTGTATCACCATTAAAAAAATTAAGTAAAGGACGTATACGATTTGAAGGCTATAAAAAAGGATTGGAACAAAATAATTTACCGTTTAATCCAGATTTAATTATAAACGAATCTGAAGCCGATTATAAAAAATATGCCAATATGATTCGCCCGTTATTCGATCATAAAATTGATGGCATATTATCTACAAACGAATCTTCGGCAGTTTCAGCAATGAAATTAGCTAACGAAAATGGTTATAGTATTCCTTCGGATTTAGCTGTTATTTCATTTTCTAATGGTTTACTAGCTCGTCATTCTAATCCTAAACTAACTTGTGTTAGTCAACATGGAGAAATAATGGGAGCTGCTGCTGTTAAGAAATTAATTGAAAAATTAGAACAGAAGAAAGAAGAAAACAAGCCCTTTACAACAGAACTAGTAGAAACAGATATTGTTGTTCGTGATTCTACGCGTTAA
- a CDS encoding MDR family MFS transporter: protein MKTIFSNYINTFKGLSTEVWWLALITLINRAGTMVIPFLSLYLTKNLHFTLTDVGWIMSAFGGGSVVGSWLGGKLTDKIGYYKVMVFSLVLSGFLFIALQFLKTFLEISIGVFILMIVADMFRPAMFVALSAYSKPENKVRSVTLIRLAINLGFSAGPAIGGLIIVTLSYGGLFWVDGITCFLAGILLLNVLHPKKARIADEITIENPKSAYKDSNYIIFLFAMLLFGIAFLQYFSTIPLYYKEVHHLSEFQIGLLMGMNGFLIFALEMPIVKYLEKSLYTKTGLVVFGSILTAISFMFLNLSNWVGVLVIGMLFMTIGEMIAFPFSNAFALQRAKKGNQGEYMALYSIAFSIAHIIAHNSGMQLISAYGYSITWHTTTVVMLICIGLLYYLKWRMNSQKDKQ from the coding sequence ATGAAAACTATTTTTTCTAATTACATAAACACTTTTAAAGGTCTTTCTACCGAAGTTTGGTGGTTAGCTTTAATTACACTTATAAACAGAGCAGGAACTATGGTAATTCCTTTTTTGTCGCTTTACCTTACTAAAAACTTGCATTTTACACTTACAGATGTTGGTTGGATTATGAGTGCATTTGGAGGAGGGTCTGTTGTTGGATCTTGGTTAGGCGGAAAACTAACCGATAAAATAGGCTATTATAAAGTAATGGTTTTTAGTCTTGTTCTCTCTGGATTTCTATTTATTGCTTTACAATTTTTAAAAACGTTTTTAGAAATTTCTATCGGTGTTTTTATACTTATGATTGTTGCAGATATGTTTAGACCTGCCATGTTTGTAGCATTGAGTGCATATAGTAAACCCGAAAACAAAGTAAGATCTGTAACCTTAATTAGACTAGCTATTAACTTAGGCTTCTCTGCAGGACCAGCTATTGGTGGATTAATAATAGTAACATTAAGTTACGGTGGATTATTCTGGGTAGATGGTATCACGTGCTTTTTAGCTGGTATATTATTATTGAATGTGCTACATCCTAAAAAAGCAAGAATTGCAGACGAAATCACTATAGAGAATCCAAAATCGGCTTATAAAGATAGTAACTATATCATCTTTCTGTTTGCCATGCTATTATTCGGAATTGCATTTTTACAATACTTTTCTACGATTCCATTATATTATAAAGAAGTGCATCATTTATCCGAATTTCAGATTGGTTTATTAATGGGTATGAACGGATTCTTAATTTTTGCACTTGAAATGCCAATAGTTAAGTATTTAGAAAAGTCTCTATATACCAAAACAGGATTAGTGGTTTTTGGCTCTATACTTACCGCTATAAGTTTTATGTTTTTAAACTTAAGTAATTGGGTAGGTGTATTAGTTATTGGTATGTTATTTATGACTATAGGAGAAATGATTGCATTCCCCTTTTCTAATGCATTTGCTTTACAACGTGCAAAAAAAGGAAATCAAGGTGAATATATGGCCTTATACAGTATAGCCTTTTCTATAGCACATATTATAGCTCATAACTCTGGTATGCAACTTATCTCTGCATATGGATATAGCATAACTTGGCACACAACTACAGTGGTTATGTTAATTTGTATTGGTTTGTTGTACTATTTAAAATGGAGAATGAATAGCCAAAAAGATAAACAGTAA
- a CDS encoding DUF1684 domain-containing protein: MKFLLYICLFISLSSCFQNKEPLLGDTPFQKSLNSSFKDASTSPLKKKDRKTFKGLDFFKVDSAYIVKAKLKHTPNTTFFAMPTTTNRMAQERVFGIVSFNIKGEDFELKIYESQDLLDKEGYEDYLFLPFLDLTNGDSTYGGGRYIELRVNDKVRDSIITIDFNTAFNPYCAYNEKYSCPIVPRDNFIDTEIKAGVKAFIKE, from the coding sequence ATGAAATTTCTACTCTATATATGCTTGTTTATTAGTTTGTCGTCTTGTTTTCAAAACAAAGAACCATTACTTGGCGATACACCGTTTCAGAAATCATTAAATAGCAGTTTTAAAGATGCGAGCACATCTCCATTAAAAAAGAAAGATAGAAAAACCTTTAAAGGTTTAGATTTTTTTAAAGTAGACTCAGCTTATATTGTAAAAGCTAAATTAAAACATACACCAAATACTACATTTTTTGCGATGCCAACAACAACAAATCGTATGGCTCAAGAACGTGTTTTCGGAATTGTAAGTTTCAATATTAAAGGAGAAGATTTTGAGCTTAAAATTTACGAAAGTCAAGATTTACTAGATAAAGAAGGTTATGAAGATTATTTGTTTCTGCCTTTTCTAGACTTAACAAATGGCGATTCTACATATGGTGGCGGACGTTATATTGAATTACGAGTAAATGATAAAGTGCGTGATAGTATAATAACTATAGATTTTAACACGGCGTTTAACCCATATTGTGCTTATAACGAAAAGTATTCCTGTCCAATTGTACCTCGTGATAATTTTATTGATACTGAAATTAAAGCAGGAGTAAAGGCTTTTATTAAAGAATAG